Proteins from one Xenorhabdus griffiniae genomic window:
- a CDS encoding Gfo/Idh/MocA family protein — protein MQKVRWGIIGCGDVTEVKSGPAFYKLGNSELVAVMRRNADLAKDFAERHNIRKWYSDAESLVNDPEVDAVYIATPPSTHKKYTILAAQAGKSVYVEKPMALTFEECNEMIAICRFQKVPLFVAYYRRALPRFIKIKELIDSGAIGTPRIVNCMQFREMASIYQDPNNLPWFVQPEISGGGLFVDLACHTLDILDFLLGKIISVKGHANSQAKAYPAEDCVSMSFMFENHVQGVGIWNFVASSREDKVEIIGTKGKIVFATFGDSPISHYDENNQLHQYHFENPKHIQMPFIQTMINNIQVNGNCPSTGESAARTSWVMDEVLKEYRTAANIIS, from the coding sequence ATGCAAAAAGTAAGATGGGGTATTATAGGTTGTGGTGACGTAACAGAAGTAAAAAGTGGCCCAGCTTTTTATAAATTAGGGAATTCAGAATTAGTCGCCGTCATGCGTCGCAATGCGGATTTAGCCAAAGATTTTGCCGAACGGCATAATATCCGAAAATGGTACTCGGATGCCGAATCGTTGGTTAATGATCCGGAAGTTGATGCTGTTTATATTGCAACCCCACCTTCTACCCACAAAAAATATACTATTTTAGCAGCACAAGCTGGCAAAAGTGTTTATGTCGAAAAACCCATGGCATTAACCTTTGAAGAATGCAACGAAATGATTGCTATCTGCCGATTTCAAAAAGTTCCCTTGTTCGTCGCTTATTACCGCAGAGCATTACCAAGGTTTATTAAAATAAAAGAATTAATTGATTCTGGCGCAATTGGTACACCACGGATAGTCAATTGTATGCAATTTAGGGAAATGGCGTCTATCTATCAAGATCCCAATAATTTACCCTGGTTTGTACAACCAGAAATATCTGGTGGTGGTTTATTTGTTGATTTAGCGTGCCATACACTGGATATATTGGATTTTCTGCTGGGAAAAATTATCTCAGTCAAAGGACATGCCAATTCACAGGCAAAAGCCTATCCCGCCGAAGACTGTGTTTCCATGTCATTTATGTTCGAAAATCATGTTCAGGGAGTTGGCATTTGGAATTTTGTCGCCAGTTCTCGTGAGGATAAAGTCGAAATTATCGGTACAAAAGGCAAAATCGTTTTTGCCACATTTGGTGATTCCCCCATTTCACACTATGACGAAAATAATCAATTACACCAATATCATTTCGAAAATCCAAAACATATCCAAATGCCATTCATCCAGACAATGATTAATAACATACAAGTAAATGGCAATTGTCCATCCACAGGTGAATCTGCCGCCCGCACCAGTTGGGTTATGGATGAAGTATTAAAAGAATATCGGACTGCTGCAAATATTATTTCCTAA
- a CDS encoding ABC-F family ATPase, giving the protein MQFGSKPLFENISVKFGNGNRYGLIGANGAGKSTFMKILGRDLTPTSGNVSLDPNERMGKLRQDQFAFEEYTVLDTVIMGHQELWEVKQERDRIYAMAEMSEEDGYRVADLEVAYGEMDGYSAEARAGELLLGVGIPVEQHYGLMSAVAPGWKLRVLLAQALFSNPDVLLLDEPTNNLDIDTIRWLEQVLNERNSTMIIISHDRHFLNTVCTHMADLDYGELRLFPGNYDEYMIAATQARERLLADNAKKKAQIADLQAFVSRFSANASKSKQATSRARQIDKIQLEEVKASSRQNPYIRFEQEKKLFRNALELEGLTKGYDNEPLFKNLNLLMEVGEKMAVIGENGIGKTTLLKTLIGEETPNSGTIKWSENSTIGYYAQDHASDFNCDMTVFEWMSQWKREGDDEQAVRSILGRLLFGQDDIKKKVGVLSGGEQGRMLFGKLMMHKPNILVMDEPTNHLDMESIESLNLALELYQGTLIFVSHDRAFVSSLASRILEIKSDKVIDFKGTYDEYLRSQGIGE; this is encoded by the coding sequence ATGCAGTTTGGCAGTAAGCCACTGTTTGAAAATATTTCTGTCAAATTCGGTAACGGTAACCGCTATGGTTTGATTGGGGCGAATGGGGCAGGTAAATCTACTTTCATGAAAATCCTGGGCAGAGATTTAACCCCAACTTCCGGTAATGTCAGCCTTGATCCTAACGAGCGTATGGGTAAGTTGCGCCAGGATCAGTTTGCTTTCGAAGAATATACCGTGTTGGATACCGTCATCATGGGGCACCAGGAACTGTGGGAAGTCAAACAGGAGCGTGACCGCATTTATGCGATGGCAGAAATGAGCGAAGAAGATGGTTATCGTGTCGCGGATCTGGAAGTCGCTTATGGTGAGATGGATGGTTACAGTGCAGAAGCGCGTGCTGGCGAATTGTTGCTGGGTGTCGGTATTCCCGTTGAGCAGCATTATGGCTTGATGAGTGCAGTAGCACCGGGCTGGAAATTGCGTGTATTGCTGGCACAAGCCTTGTTTTCCAATCCTGACGTTCTGCTGCTCGATGAGCCAACCAACAACCTGGATATCGATACTATCCGTTGGTTGGAGCAAGTGCTCAACGAACGTAACAGCACCATGATCATTATTTCCCATGACCGCCATTTCCTGAATACGGTATGTACACATATGGCCGATCTGGATTATGGCGAACTGCGTCTATTCCCTGGTAACTATGATGAGTACATGATTGCCGCAACGCAAGCGCGTGAACGTCTGTTGGCCGATAATGCCAAGAAAAAGGCACAGATTGCTGACTTGCAGGCATTCGTTAGCCGTTTTAGTGCTAATGCTTCTAAGTCTAAACAGGCAACTTCCCGTGCCCGCCAAATTGACAAGATCCAGTTGGAAGAGGTAAAGGCTTCCAGCCGTCAGAATCCTTATATCCGCTTTGAGCAAGAGAAGAAACTGTTCCGTAATGCGCTGGAATTGGAGGGATTAACCAAGGGATACGATAACGAACCCCTGTTTAAAAATCTAAATTTGCTGATGGAAGTCGGCGAAAAGATGGCGGTAATCGGTGAAAACGGTATTGGTAAAACGACTCTTCTGAAGACGCTGATTGGTGAGGAAACGCCAAATAGCGGCACCATTAAATGGTCTGAAAATAGCACGATTGGTTATTATGCGCAGGATCATGCCAGTGATTTTAACTGTGATATGACGGTGTTTGAGTGGATGAGCCAATGGAAGCGCGAAGGCGATGATGAACAGGCTGTACGCAGTATTCTTGGTCGCTTGTTGTTTGGGCAGGATGATATCAAGAAGAAAGTGGGTGTGCTTTCCGGTGGTGAGCAAGGCCGGATGCTGTTTGGCAAGCTGATGATGCATAAGCCGAATATTCTGGTCATGGATGAACCGACTAACCACCTAGATATGGAATCTATCGAGTCTTTGAACCTTGCGTTGGAACTCTACCAGGGAACGCTGATTTTCGTCTCCCATGACCGTGCCTTTGTGAGTTCACTGGCTAGCCGTATTTTGGAAATTAAATCTGACAAGGTTATTGATTTTAAAGGTACTTATGATGAGTATCTGAGAAGTCAAGGTATTGGCGAATAA